In Dromiciops gliroides isolate mDroGli1 chromosome 4, mDroGli1.pri, whole genome shotgun sequence, one DNA window encodes the following:
- the TULP1 gene encoding tubby-related protein 1, giving the protein MPLEDNTLREVWASESELEEESGSPELQTRPKQRLAAGQKPRKKRPEPQECPSPAEAKPRRSAAAGRGDERGAPPQAGRKGRRRDELLTTPTGQNPYAKFIRDPERKKPNPGETFLVARAPNVQEEEEDEEDEEEEEEEEKKKEKISLLKPSKKVLKGKTDGDTKGKGSQPQEDPASPTVPRKAVRNKKKEAATASGGSAGEEPKIRKGKKKASGEGERNSTGTPTGNTKMPVSMFQVGGGGPTEKPLKKKASAKVPEAESEEEEATTKNSNRKGKGKGKGKVPKKEERPPSPPIEVDDPKEFVLRPAPQGRTVRCRVTRDKKGMDRGLYPSYYLHLDSDKKVFLLAGRKRKRSKTANYLISVDPTNLSRAGEDFIGKLRSNLIGSRFTVFDNGKNPHHGGADVGTYRQELAAVIYETNVLGFRGPRRMTVVIPGMSSENERIPIRPRNASDGLLVRWQNKTMENLIELHNKTPVWNEESGSYTLNFQGRVTQASVKNFQIIHLDDPDYIVMQFGRVSEDAFTLDYRYPLCALQGFAIALSSFDGKLACE; this is encoded by the exons ATGCCTCTGGAGGACAATACCCTCCGAGAAGTCTGGGCCTCTGAAAG tgagctggaggaggaatCCGGGAGCCCTGAACTCCAGACACGCCCCAAACAG CGTCTCGCCGCAGGGCAGAAGCCGAGGAAGAAGCGGCCTGAGCCCCAGGAGTGCCCCAGCCCCGCCGAAGCCAAACCCCGGAGAAGCGCGGCCGCAGGGCGTGGGGACGAGCGGGGGGCGCCACCGCAGG cggggaggaaggggaggcgGCGGGATGAGCTGCTCACGACCCCCACTGGACAGAACCCCTACGCCAAGTTCATCCGTGACCCCGAGCGGAAGAAGCCAAACCCTGGGGAGACTTTCCTCGTAGCCCGGGCCCCAAACGTGCAGGAGG AAGAGGAAGAcgaagaggatgaagaagaagaggaggaagaagagaaaaagaaagagaaaatctcTCTTTTAAAACCTTCAAAGAAAGTCCTCAAAGGGAAAACAGATGGAGACACGAAGGGAAAGGGGAGCCAGCCCCAAG AAGATCCAGCAAGCCCCACTGTCCCCCGGAAAGCTGTCCGAAATAAGAAGAAGGAGGCGGCAACAGCATCAGGGGGTTCAGCTGGGGAGGAGCCCAAGATAAGAAAGGGCAAGAAGAAAG CATCTGGTGAGGGTGAAAGGAACTCCACTGGGACACCTACTGGAAACACAAAGATGCCAGTGTCCATGTTCCAGGTTGGAGGAGGTGGCCCTACAGAAAAACCATTGAagaagaaag CCTCTGCCAAAGTCCCAGAAGCtgaaagtgaggaggaagaagcaACAACCAAGAACAGCAAccgaaagggaaaagggaaggggaaagggaaagtccCAAAG AAGGAAGAGAGGCCCCCATCGCCCCCCATCGAAGTGGATGATCCCAAGGAGTTTGTGCTGCGCCCAGCCCCACAGGGCAGGACTGTGCGGTGCCGGGTAACCCGTGACAAGAAGGGGATGGACCGGGGATTGTATCCCTCCTACTACCTGCACCTGGACAGTGACAAGAAG GTTTTCCTCCTAGCTGGccgcaaaaggaaaaggagcaagACGGCCAATTATCTCATCTCTGTGGACCCCACCAACCTGTCCCGGGCAGGGGAAGATTTCATTGGCAAGCTCAG GTCTAACCTTATAGGGTCCCGATTCACTGTGTTTGACAATGGAAAGAATCCCCATCACGGAGGTGCAGATGTGGGCACCTATCGGCAAGAGTTGGCAGCTGTTATCTAT GAGACAAACGTTCTGGGCTTCCGGGGGCCCCGTCGAATGACAGTCGTCATCCCAGGGATGAGCTCAGAGAATGAGAGGATCCCAATCCGGCCCCGAAAT GCTAGTGATGGTCTTCTGGTGCGGTGGCAGAACAAGACAATGGAGAATCTTATAGAGCTACACAACAAGACGCCAGTCTGGAATGAAGAGAGTGGCTCCTACACCCTCAATTTCCAAGGACGCGTCACCCAGGCCTCGGTCAAGAACTTCCAGATTATACATTTAGATGACC